In Halapricum desulfuricans, a single window of DNA contains:
- a CDS encoding nucleotidyltransferase domain-containing protein, with the protein MDTKSGQSPGLHLPFPVGEEQVFRYGAMEDVLELLIRNPFREFTVRQLREITDNGSKTTTRAVDLLRQLELVRVDESGRSKHVRLNRERVTIPDEPLFALPQDEFREPVRAFAGRACEEVPSFSALVVFGSVARGEADRRSDIDVWLLVDNDDNLLQARRTATDIAVDLGEQRFGDEGDRYEFEVLVESVESAVSHGEAEDGIDEVLAEGVVIEDSDALGRVKDVVLGSADVAEVIGDE; encoded by the coding sequence GTGGACACTAAGAGTGGCCAGTCTCCTGGATTGCACCTCCCCTTCCCCGTCGGGGAGGAGCAGGTGTTCCGGTACGGGGCGATGGAGGACGTGCTCGAACTCCTGATTCGAAACCCGTTCAGGGAGTTCACCGTGCGCCAACTCCGGGAGATCACGGACAACGGCTCGAAGACGACGACGCGTGCGGTCGATCTGCTCCGGCAGCTGGAACTCGTCCGCGTCGACGAGAGCGGGCGCAGCAAGCACGTACGCCTGAACCGCGAGCGGGTGACGATCCCGGACGAGCCGCTGTTCGCGCTGCCGCAGGACGAGTTCCGCGAACCGGTGCGGGCGTTCGCCGGACGGGCTTGCGAAGAAGTACCGTCGTTCTCGGCGCTGGTCGTATTCGGGAGCGTCGCGCGCGGCGAGGCCGATCGACGCAGCGACATCGACGTCTGGCTACTGGTCGACAACGATGACAATCTCCTGCAGGCGCGGCGCACAGCGACCGACATCGCCGTCGATCTCGGCGAGCAGCGGTTCGGCGACGAGGGCGACCGGTACGAGTTCGAGGTGCTGGTCGAGTCCGTGGAGTCGGCAGTGAGCCACGGGGAGGCCGAGGACGGGATCGACGAGGTGCTGGCCGAGGGCGTCGTGATCGAGGACTCCGATGCACTGGGTCGCGTGAAAGACGTGGTGCTGGGTAGTGCCGACGTCGCAGAGGTGATCGGCGATGAATGA
- a CDS encoding radical SAM protein: MELAYGPVPSRRLGQSLGVNTIPPKTCSYACVYCQLGRTTDTVVERDEFFSPEEIFEAVSDRVEAVRAAGESIDYLSIVPDGEPTLDANLGATIDRLQDLEIDVAVISNGSLLADADVRAALATADWVSLKADAGTAETWRAVDRPNKALSFESVVEGMRAFADAFEGTLTTETMLVDGRNDDESSLQATVDLVASLDPDTAYIAVPTRPPAEEWVEPAGEQALAAAYSIFEDRLKHVEYLIGAEGSTFAATGDVRADILGVTAVHPMRETGLRELLDRDEADWAVVEELLEEGALLKREFGDETFYLRPIETMDE; encoded by the coding sequence ATGGAACTCGCATATGGGCCCGTCCCGTCGCGTCGGCTGGGACAGAGTCTCGGAGTCAACACGATCCCGCCCAAAACTTGCTCGTACGCGTGTGTGTACTGCCAACTCGGTCGGACGACTGACACAGTCGTCGAACGAGACGAGTTCTTCTCGCCCGAGGAGATCTTCGAGGCCGTCAGCGACCGCGTCGAAGCGGTCCGCGCGGCTGGCGAGTCGATCGACTACCTCTCGATCGTCCCCGACGGCGAGCCGACGCTCGACGCGAACCTCGGCGCGACGATCGATCGGCTGCAGGACCTCGAGATTGACGTCGCGGTCATCTCGAACGGGTCGCTGCTCGCCGACGCCGACGTCAGGGCAGCCCTCGCGACGGCGGACTGGGTGTCGTTGAAAGCCGACGCGGGGACTGCAGAGACGTGGCGCGCCGTCGACCGACCCAACAAGGCGCTCTCCTTCGAGTCGGTGGTCGAGGGAATGCGCGCGTTCGCCGACGCCTTCGAGGGGACGCTGACGACCGAGACGATGCTGGTCGACGGCCGCAACGACGACGAGTCGTCCCTGCAGGCGACCGTGGATCTGGTGGCCTCGCTCGACCCCGACACTGCCTACATCGCCGTGCCGACCCGCCCGCCGGCCGAAGAATGGGTCGAACCGGCCGGCGAGCAGGCGCTGGCCGCCGCCTATTCGATCTTCGAGGACCGGCTCAAACACGTCGAATATCTCATCGGAGCCGAGGGGTCGACCTTCGCGGCGACCGGTGACGTCCGGGCGGATATCCTCGGCGTGACCGCAGTCCACCCGATGCGGGAAACCGGCCTCAGAGAACTACTCGACCGTGATGAGGCCGACTGGGCGGTCGTCGAGGAACTCCTCGAGGAAGGGGCACTGCTGAAACGGGAGTTCGGCGACGAGACCTTCTACCTGCGCCCGATCGAAACCATGGACGAGTGA
- a CDS encoding ferritin-like domain-containing protein has translation MSVSESLESDHQLARLLQIGIVLEEVVEARASKHVETVAEETAVAEYMQAAAEESFRHRDQLEELIAELDAETVSFEEIKRLVEATYEADSDFDDVLYDQLCNEETTYKFYDDLIAAIEASDTEFTVSRDRLVSVLEAIREEEAEGVEAVTRLMEER, from the coding sequence GTGAGCGTCAGCGAGTCGCTTGAGTCAGACCACCAGCTCGCGCGGTTGTTACAGATCGGGATCGTCCTCGAAGAGGTCGTCGAAGCGCGGGCGTCGAAACACGTCGAGACGGTGGCCGAGGAGACGGCAGTCGCGGAGTACATGCAGGCGGCGGCAGAGGAGTCGTTCCGCCATCGTGACCAGCTCGAAGAGCTGATCGCGGAGCTGGACGCCGAGACGGTGTCGTTCGAGGAGATCAAGCGGCTGGTCGAGGCGACCTACGAGGCGGACAGCGACTTCGACGACGTGCTCTACGACCAGCTGTGTAACGAGGAGACGACCTACAAGTTCTACGACGACCTGATCGCGGCGATCGAAGCGAGCGACACCGAGTTTACCGTCAGCCGCGACCGACTGGTCTCGGTACTCGAGGCGATCCGCGAGGAGGAGGCCGAAGGCGTCGAAGCAGTGACCCGGCTCATGGAGGAACGATGA
- a CDS encoding iron-sulfur cluster assembly protein → MAEDVTVDRIEDAIADVTHPEIDATLVELGMIDDVRVDDDVTIDVAIPMTGIPDQIKQLLAHSLADALDSLDVELTVQFVLMDEQARERFFEMEEDNWSGLDDDGGGAQSPF, encoded by the coding sequence ATGGCCGAAGATGTCACAGTCGATCGTATCGAGGACGCAATCGCGGACGTCACCCACCCGGAGATCGACGCGACGCTCGTCGAACTCGGGATGATCGACGACGTTCGCGTCGACGACGACGTGACCATCGACGTCGCAATTCCGATGACGGGCATCCCCGACCAGATCAAGCAGCTGCTCGCACACAGCCTCGCGGACGCGCTCGACTCGCTCGACGTCGAGTTGACCGTTCAGTTCGTCCTCATGGACGAGCAGGCACGCGAGCGGTTCTTCGAGATGGAGGAAGACAACTGGAGCGGTCTCGACGACGACGGCGGTGGCGCCCAGTCCCCGTTCTGA
- a CDS encoding glycerol dehydrogenase, translating to MSQVFKSPAAYVQGRGVAEEIGTHAASLGEHALLLADEIVLGLVEDEVLDSLEDAGLEASSVEFQGEASEAEVDRISEIVRDRGADIVIGAGGGKALDTAKAVRENLEDGAMVSMPTVASTDAPTSALSVIYSEHGEFEEYWFYNEHPDLVLVDTDVVSDAPTRFFRSGIADGLATWFEADATYRSDGDNVVGGKPTRAGHRLARLCYETLREHGRSAVDAVERDAVTESVEAVTEANTLLSGLGFESGGLAAAHSVHNGLTQLEATHDATHGEKVNIGTITQLVLEGRDDEFIEDYVEFSREIGLPTALSDIGLDDPTDEQLDIVAEAACDPEETIHNQPFEVTPPMVRDALKTVDEIAGRVR from the coding sequence ATGTCACAGGTATTCAAGTCGCCGGCGGCGTACGTACAGGGACGCGGCGTTGCCGAGGAGATCGGCACACACGCGGCCTCGCTGGGCGAGCACGCGCTGTTGCTCGCCGACGAGATCGTGCTCGGACTGGTCGAAGACGAGGTACTGGACAGCCTCGAAGACGCAGGGCTGGAGGCCAGTTCCGTCGAGTTCCAGGGAGAGGCCTCCGAGGCCGAGGTCGACCGGATCTCCGAGATTGTCCGCGATCGCGGTGCCGATATCGTCATCGGCGCTGGCGGGGGAAAGGCCCTCGACACGGCGAAGGCCGTTCGAGAGAACCTCGAGGACGGTGCGATGGTCTCGATGCCGACCGTCGCCTCGACGGACGCGCCGACCAGCGCGCTGTCAGTCATCTACAGCGAACACGGCGAGTTCGAGGAGTACTGGTTCTACAACGAGCACCCGGATCTCGTGCTGGTCGACACCGACGTCGTCTCGGACGCGCCCACGCGGTTCTTCCGGTCGGGAATCGCCGACGGGCTCGCCACCTGGTTCGAGGCCGACGCAACCTATCGCTCGGACGGGGACAACGTCGTCGGCGGCAAGCCGACGCGCGCCGGGCACCGACTGGCGCGGCTCTGTTACGAGACGCTGCGCGAACACGGCCGTTCGGCGGTCGACGCGGTCGAGCGCGACGCGGTCACCGAGAGCGTCGAGGCCGTCACCGAGGCGAACACGCTTCTGAGCGGGCTGGGCTTCGAGAGCGGCGGGCTCGCTGCCGCTCACTCGGTCCACAACGGTCTGACGCAGCTCGAGGCGACCCACGACGCGACACACGGCGAGAAGGTCAATATCGGGACGATCACCCAGCTCGTCCTCGAGGGTCGCGACGACGAGTTCATCGAGGACTACGTCGAGTTCTCCCGGGAGATCGGCCTGCCGACCGCGCTGTCGGACATCGGGCTGGACGACCCGACCGACGAGCAGCTCGATATCGTCGCTGAAGCCGCCTGCGACCCCGAGGAGACGATTCACAACCAGCCCTTCGAGGTCACGCCGCCGATGGTCCGCGACGCGCTGAAGACCGTCGACGAGATCGCCGGGCGCGTCCGGTAG
- a CDS encoding metal-dependent transcriptional regulator: MNTGDQYLKAIYLIQQLEDGPASTGSIADRLDVSPASANEMVGKLEDQGLLEHEKYKGVDLTDEGIRQARDALETYCIIERFLLQVLEVENFRAEARTLESVIDETVAERLDTIVDRNENCPDCFDPESDVCECLEPEIEASD, translated from the coding sequence ATGAACACTGGAGACCAGTACCTGAAGGCGATCTATCTGATCCAGCAGCTCGAAGACGGGCCGGCCTCGACGGGTTCGATCGCCGACCGGCTGGACGTCAGTCCTGCGAGCGCCAACGAGATGGTCGGCAAACTCGAAGATCAGGGGCTGCTGGAGCACGAGAAGTACAAGGGCGTCGACCTGACCGACGAGGGGATCCGACAGGCGCGGGACGCGCTGGAGACGTACTGTATCATCGAGCGGTTTCTCTTGCAGGTGCTGGAGGTCGAGAATTTCCGGGCCGAGGCGCGGACGCTGGAGAGCGTGATCGACGAGACGGTCGCCGAGCGACTCGACACCATCGTCGACCGAAACGAGAACTGTCCGGACTGTTTCGATCCCGAATCGGACGTCTGTGAGTGTCTTGAGCCCGAGATCGAAGCGTCAGACTGA